The DNA region GCGACTTCACGATGCTCTCGTTGGCAGAATCAAGATGGCACTGGCCTACTATCGACCCCTACTTGAAGTCGAGGGTGTCGAGTTTCGCATTCACGGAACGTCGCTTTATAACTCAATCTTTCGCTACGACGACCAAATGCTTGTGAACCAACACGCCTACGGAACCTACGGATACCTGGCGCCGATCCTGCACCTGCGCAGGCAATCTGGCGCCGACATGTTCGACATGTACATGCGCAGCCTTGAACTTGTTTGGAGCGACGAGGCTTACGCCTACTCAACCACAGGCACCAAGGTCGGCTAGCGTGCAGGCATAGCCCGGACCCTCGCGAGCGCGGCCATGAACCCCTGGTGGTCCTCCAGGTTCAGCAGCGCTTCGTCGGCCCCTGCGTCCACCAACTCTGCAAGATCATGAACGCCCGTGGCCACAGCAATAACCTTGGCTCCGCCGTCATGCGCAGCCTTGACGTCTAGAGGCGTATCGCCGATCAGCACCGTCGATTCAGGGGTGAACCGTCGCCCGTACTTGGCTTCAACCTTGCGCCGCGCAGCGTCGACCAGTTCGGACCGAACCTCATTATCGGACCCGTAGCCGCCGACATCCAGATCCAACCACTCGTCCAGACCGAAAGGCGTGACCTTGGCGTACGCGTTCTGGGAGATATTTCCGGTCAGCACCGACTGGATGATATTTGGCTCGATGGAGAGTGCGGTGAGCGCCGCAACCACTCCAGTCAATACATACCCTCGCCCCGGAAGCTCCGGCGACTTGATTGCCATGGCATCCAACAATGGTCCGGTGAATTCGGATATGGTTGGGAACGCCGCTGCGGACTGGCCGTTCGCTTCCAGGAGTGCCCTCATGATCTGAAAATCTGTCCGACCATGAGTAACAGGTCTCACATTCGGCTGTTGACCAACAATCAACTCGTAGGCCAGCGCGTAGGTTTCTTTGCTGACCCCACCGTTCTCAATGAGGGTGTGGTCGACATCCCAAAGTATCAGTGAATCTGCGAGCACGGTCTTGGACACGCTCACTACTGCACATCGGCTTGCTTGGTGACAACCGGCTCGGGTTGCTTGTAATTGTCGCCGCCAGGCGGCGAGGTGCGGACAATGTGCAACTTGAACACACGTCCGTCTGTGCATGTGATCTTGAGGTCAGAGACCGCCGAGTCGATTTGGTACGTGTCGACACTGGCGATCTCAGGGTGTCCACTCTCAGCGAGCAGGTCCCGGACATGTTGCACGAAGCGATCACGCCACATGTCAGATCACCGCCGACGGGATCGCGTACGGCTGATGTGCGGGCACACCTGGCCCCTCGACCGAGCGGACCTGAATAGTCACGCGGGCCCCGGAGGCGAAGTCCACGCGGACCCTGCTGTGTGGGGACGACTCCTTGTCGATCAGCTCCGCGTTGACGATCTCCGGGTGATCGTTGCTCAGCAGGGACACCAGCAGCGCATCAAGCTCTCGAAGTTGCACGCCCCCATCTTGACGCATCTCATCTGAGATCTGTCAGTGACTCACCGCTCAACCGCGGTCTGGCCACTCCCCGAACACGTAGTTCGAGTGGCGCGCTCCTGGTGAGGCGGCACTGTCTGCCCAGGGTCCACCGTTCCCGCTCCACACACCGGACATGCGCCCACTTCAGACCTCGTGTGCTGGTTGATCTCAACCACCGTCGTCGGCGCCGAAACCACCACACCTGAGACCCACCCGCGCTGATTCATACGGACGCGTCAGTGGCGCTTCGGAGTTACGCCAGTAGGACGCCGTTTTCTGCCCACCACTTCGTGTAGCTCGGGTTGCGGTTGACCAGTTCCGAGTACGTCACCGCGACGGCTTCCCGCATCAGTTCGGGGTCGACCGGACTCGGGTCCTTCCAGGCCAACTCCACCCGGCCCACCAGCGGATCCCCCACCAGCGGCCGAACCACCAGGCCCATGCCCTCCTTCGACGTCGGCTGGGCCAGGCTCACGCATTGCCCGCTGGTGACGAACTCCCTGGCCGAGACCGAGTCGCTGGCCTCGTGGGTGATCCGCGGGTCGAAGCCCGCGTTGCGGCAGGCCCAGCGCAGCGCGGCGACGCCGCCGTGGTCCTCCTGGGGGTCGACGATCCAGTTCTCCTCGGCGAGCGCCGCGAGGTCCACGGTCTCGTGGGCGGCCAGGGGGTGCCACTCGGCCAG from Alloactinosynnema sp. L-07 includes:
- a CDS encoding HAD hydrolase-like protein, whose translation is MSKTVLADSLILWDVDHTLIENGGVSKETYALAYELIVGQQPNVRPVTHGRTDFQIMRALLEANGQSAAAFPTISEFTGPLLDAMAIKSPELPGRGYVLTGVVAALTALSIEPNIIQSVLTGNISQNAYAKVTPFGLDEWLDLDVGGYGSDNEVRSELVDAARRKVEAKYGRRFTPESTVLIGDTPLDVKAAHDGGAKVIAVATGVHDLAELVDAGADEALLNLEDHQGFMAALARVRAMPAR